The following is a genomic window from Armatimonadota bacterium.
AAACTGCGCGCTCACGGCATTGAGTTGAGTGAGCGGGCGGTACGGTATCACCTCAAACTGATGGATGACCGCGGCCTGACCGAATCCCTGGGCGAGCAAGGCCGGGTCATCACGGACTACGGCAGGCAGGAGCTTCAGAGCGCTCGTGTCTCGGACAAACTCGGCTTCGTGATTTCTCGGGTTGACTCACTAGCTTACCGCGTGACGTTGGATCTCCGCACCGGGAAGGGGAAGATCATTCTGAATGCGAGCCTGCTGCCCGCGGACCGCTTCGCGGACTGCATCAACATCATGCGGCGCGTCTTTGAGGCAGGGTACTGCATGAGCGAGCTGGTTGCGGTGGCCGACGCCGGGGAGCACATTGGCGACTTGCGCGTGCCGCAGGGGAGCGTAGGCTTCGCCACCGTGTGCAGCGTGACGCTCAACGGGCTCCTGTTGAAGAGCGGCATCCCGGTCGAATCGCGCTACGGCGGGCTGCTCGAAATCCGAGATCGCCGGCCGTATCGCTTCACCGACCTCGTGGGGTATCACGAGTCAACCCTCGACCCCGCGGAGATCTTCATCGCGAGCAAGATGACGAGCATCAACACCGCGGCCACTGAGGGCGCCGGGAAAGTGCTGGCGAGTCTTCGCGAGGTGCCGGCGGTATGCCTTGCCGACCTGGAACGAGTCCTCGCGGGAGCGCGGAAGCACGGCTTGGGCGGTGTCCTCGCGGTGGGCAAGCCGGGGCAGCCGCTGCTCGGGGTTCACATCGGCATTGACCGCGTGGGTCTGGCGGTCGTCGGCGGCCTCGCGCCAGTCGCCGCGCTGGAGGAAAGCGGCATCGCGACCGTCAACAAGGCGATGACGGGCCTTGCAGAGATGCGCGACCTGCAGCTCGTCGCGCAGACGTGACGGCGCGGCGTCGGGTTCACTCCTGCGCCTGCTTGGCGACCTCGAGGACGTCGGCGGCCGGGAGGATCACCGCAAAGGCGCCGAGGTCTTCCGCTGCGCTCAGTGCCTCTGCGGAAGACGGGAGTCGGAGCAGTGTAATGCCGATCAGCCTGCCATCCACGGAAAACGCCGGAGTGCCGACCTCATCGCCGCCTTGCGGCACGTAAAGGGTGCGGGGTTTCGGGATGATCGCCTGAATACGATCCACGCGGGGAGCGATCGCCCAGTCGCCGAAGCCTGCCAAGCGGTTAAGCGTCACGACCTGGTCGAGAAGTTGCGGCGCAGCGGACTGCGCCAGGTCAACCGCGGCGAAAGGTTGAGGCAGTTCCTCCGTCGGGCGGACGAATGCCAGGTCGAGGTCCTTGTCGCGAAGTATGACCTTCGCGGGCACCTCCGTGCCGTCAGCCAGCCTGAGCTTGACGTCGGTGATCTGAGTGTCGACATTGAACGAGGGCATCCCCGGAATCGTCGGCATCCTGACGCGTTTGAATATCTCGCCCGGATCCATATTGGTGAGCGAGACGACGGTCAAGCCGTTCGGGGCGATGACGGTGCCATTGGCATCGGACTTGACCTCGCGCTCATTCGCCTCTGCCCCGCCGTAAGAGGTCGTTACCTTCACGACGAGTCGCACCGTGATTACCGCGTCCTGCCATTTCTCGACGATCTGACGCCCCTGCGCCGCCGGCTCGTCGGCCACGGCGTGAGGGGCGGACAGCCAGAGACATGCGAGCGCAGCAATCCACGCGGCGGCGCACTTCCCGGCACATCTGACCTGATCGCTTGCCATCTCCGTCTCCTTCACTGCTGACTTTACACGGCGTACGGCGCGTGCATTCTATTTCCCCGACTCGGGCCAGGCCGGACGCATATCGAGGTAAAGCCGATGGATCCCACGCCTGACCTGGAGCACGACGCTCTGCGGGCGGTCGCGCGCAACTTGCTTCATCGTTGCCTCGAGCGCCTCCACGTCGGCTATCGGAATCCCTTCGGCCTCGGTGATGAGATCGCCCGCCGACAGGCCTGCGATGGCTGCCCAGCCTCCCTCCCGCGCCTCCTGCACTAGGGCGCCGCGCTGGTCCTGCGGCCAGCGCTGCTCGATACGATCGAGGAAGGTGAGTTCGCGCGCGGTGAACTCGAAGTCTTCGTCACGGTAGCGCTTCATCTCGCGCGCGACCATGGGTGAAAGGGCGAGTTCCACCGGCACAGTGCGCTGCTCCCCGTTGCGGATGATCGTGAACTCGGCGGTGCTGCCCGGCGTTAGTCGGCGAACCATGGCCGGCAGGACCTCGACGTCACGCGCCTCGGCCGCCGGGATGTCCTCGCCGTTGAGCCCGACGATGATATCCCCGACCTCGAGCGCGGCTTTCTCCGCAGTGCTGTCGGGGTAGACCTGGGTCACGCGCACGCCGGTGCGGTCGGGCATGCCGAGATTCTCCGCCAGCTCACGCGTCAAGACCTGGAACGCCACCGGTAGCCACGCCTTGCGCACCTCGCGACCCGGATCATCCAGCTCCTTAATGCCCACCTTGACGACGGTCAGGTAGTGCTCGCCGCGCCGCACATAGGCGACCAGCGTCGGCACGGGTCGCTTGGTGCCCTCGGTGATGCGATTGGTGACTTCGATGAGATCCGAGAGCGTCTTGATCGGCGTGTCGCCGACGCGCACGATGGCGTCTCTCTCGCCGATCGCGGGGCGCGCGTCGCCGCACGGGCCCCCGGGTCGAACGCTCGTCACGAGCACGCCGTCGCGGCTGTCGAGTTGCATTTCCTTCACCGTCATCAGGGACAGGTCGCGCGCGCACATACCCCACTGCTTGAGCTCGCGCTCCTTCGGCGCGACCTTCTCTCGCTTCTCCGTCCGGACGCGCAGCGCGACCTCTTCACCGTTGCGCAGCACGACTGCCTGGACTTCCTTCCCGACCGGCAGGCCGAACACGAGCCGATTCAACGCGGCCATCTCCTCGCGGAACTGCACGTTGACATCTTGGCCCGCCAGCCTGATCAGCACGTCGCCGGGTCTGAACCCGGCTTTGTCCGCGGATGACCCGGTGATCGTGCCGCTGACCAAGACGCCGCGCTGCGGCGCTCGGTCGCGCAGCCGCGGTTGAACTTCCAGGCCGATCCAGGACCGGGTCACCTCGCCGTGCTCGATGAGCTGGGCGGCGATCTCTCGAGCGAGGTCGGCTGGAATTGCCGCGCCCAGACCCATGCGAAGCTCATTGATGCCGACGACCTTGCCCTGGAGGTTCACCAACGGCCCGCCGGAATTGCCGCCGTAGATCGGCGCGTCATGTGCGATCCAGCGGACGATGGAGCCGACATCCTCCCCTTCGAGCGTGATGCGGTAATACCAGGAATCATCCGGCATGACCAGCTCGTTGTTGGCCACGATGCCCATCGTCACCGACTGCGAGAACGCCAGCGGGCTGCCCATCGCCAGCACCTGGTCGCCCGGCTTCAGCTCGGAGGAGTCGCCGAACGACGCGACCGGGAACACCTTCGGCTCCTTCGGCTTCAGCTTGATGACCGCGATATCCGACAGCGGATCGGTACCCACAAGCTCCGCCTCGATCTCCTCCTTGTCGGCCAAGGTGCATACGATCCGCTTTGCGTTGCCTGCCACATGATGATTGGTGATGACGTGACCCTCGGGGGTGATGATGACGCCGCTGCCGGCGGTCTCGGACTTCTCCTCGCGGCCGCCCGAGTAGTTGACCTCGACGACGTCGAGCTTCACCAGCGCAGGCTTCACCGCACGGATCGCAGCGTCAACGATCTCCGCGGTGGCCGGCGGGGTGCCCTTCACGGCGGGCGCCGCGCGCACATCGCCTGCGCTGCTACAGACGGCCGCCACCGCGACTGAACCGAGCAACAGCGCCAACGCGGCGCACCGAGCGCATCGGCCGCGAATTACGATAACCATTGCGGCTAGCCCTTTCCTAATCGCGAGATACGGGACGTGCGGCGGAACGCGGAAGTCAATGTGCGGACAGAGGGATCGGCGCGCTTGTTACCGTGCGCTGGGCGCGGGCCGGGACGTTGAGCCACAGGAGACACTTCATCATCCCCCCGAGATCGTCGGTCGCTGTGACGGCCCCGCGACTGCCCCGGACCGCCGCTTGCGCGATCACCTCTGAGCGCTGCACTAGTTCGACGGACGCCATGTTCGTCCTTCACAGCGCCGGAGGGCGGTGCAGGCCGGCGATGTTCCGCCGCCGCGGGATCTAGCCGCTCGCCCCGGCGTTCATTCTCCATATCGCGAAGTTCAACGCGGCCGCGAAGCTGACCCAGGCGAGATATGGCATCATCAGAATGCCTGCGGCCGGAACCGTTTTCCAGAACGCGATAAGGGTCGCCAGGATCAGCCACCACAGCGCGACGATTTCCGCGAACGCCGCGCCGGGCATCTTGAGCCCGAAGAAAAGGGGGGTCCATGCTGCGTTGAACACGAGTTGGAGGCCGAAGAG
Proteins encoded in this region:
- a CDS encoding DUF128 domain-containing protein, translating into MAATKREQAAERTSAAAQLRPDIERKVLAILRVVADDGGPVGARIIADKLRAHGIELSERAVRYHLKLMDDRGLTESLGEQGRVITDYGRQELQSARVSDKLGFVISRVDSLAYRVTLDLRTGKGKIILNASLLPADRFADCINIMRRVFEAGYCMSELVAVADAGEHIGDLRVPQGSVGFATVCSVTLNGLLLKSGIPVESRYGGLLEIRDRRPYRFTDLVGYHESTLDPAEIFIASKMTSINTAATEGAGKVLASLREVPAVCLADLERVLAGARKHGLGGVLAVGKPGQPLLGVHIGIDRVGLAVVGGLAPVAALEESGIATVNKAMTGLAEMRDLQLVAQT
- a CDS encoding trypsin-like peptidase domain-containing protein; the encoded protein is MASDQVRCAGKCAAAWIAALACLWLSAPHAVADEPAAQGRQIVEKWQDAVITVRLVVKVTTSYGGAEANEREVKSDANGTVIAPNGLTVVSLTNMDPGEIFKRVRMPTIPGMPSFNVDTQITDVKLRLADGTEVPAKVILRDKDLDLAFVRPTEELPQPFAAVDLAQSAAPQLLDQVVTLNRLAGFGDWAIAPRVDRIQAIIPKPRTLYVPQGGDEVGTPAFSVDGRLIGITLLRLPSSAEALSAAEDLGAFAVILPAADVLEVAKQAQE
- a CDS encoding PDZ domain-containing protein is translated as MVIVIRGRCARCAALALLLGSVAVAAVCSSAGDVRAAPAVKGTPPATAEIVDAAIRAVKPALVKLDVVEVNYSGGREEKSETAGSGVIITPEGHVITNHHVAGNAKRIVCTLADKEEIEAELVGTDPLSDIAVIKLKPKEPKVFPVASFGDSSELKPGDQVLAMGSPLAFSQSVTMGIVANNELVMPDDSWYYRITLEGEDVGSIVRWIAHDAPIYGGNSGGPLVNLQGKVVGINELRMGLGAAIPADLAREIAAQLIEHGEVTRSWIGLEVQPRLRDRAPQRGVLVSGTITGSSADKAGFRPGDVLIRLAGQDVNVQFREEMAALNRLVFGLPVGKEVQAVVLRNGEEVALRVRTEKREKVAPKERELKQWGMCARDLSLMTVKEMQLDSRDGVLVTSVRPGGPCGDARPAIGERDAIVRVGDTPIKTLSDLIEVTNRITEGTKRPVPTLVAYVRRGEHYLTVVKVGIKELDDPGREVRKAWLPVAFQVLTRELAENLGMPDRTGVRVTQVYPDSTAEKAALEVGDIIVGLNGEDIPAAEARDVEVLPAMVRRLTPGSTAEFTIIRNGEQRTVPVELALSPMVAREMKRYRDEDFEFTARELTFLDRIEQRWPQDQRGALVQEAREGGWAAIAGLSAGDLITEAEGIPIADVEALEATMKQVARDRPQSVVLQVRRGIHRLYLDMRPAWPESGK